In the genome of Salvelinus sp. IW2-2015 linkage group LG25, ASM291031v2, whole genome shotgun sequence, one region contains:
- the LOC111951847 gene encoding suppressor of fused homolog isoform X2, with protein MDEVRPINGPAAAPGLASIFPPGLQAIYGECRRLYPDQANPLQVTAIVKYWLGGPDPLDYISMYRNVGCAAQDVQEHWHYISFGLSDLYGDNRVHEFTGQEGPSGFGFELTFRLKREVGETAPPTWPAELMQGLARYVFQSENTFCSGDHISWHSPLDNSESRIQHMLLTEDPQISPVHTPFGLVNFLQIVGVCTEELQAAQQWNGQGILELLRGVHVAGGPWLITDMRRGETMFDIDPHLQERVDQGIETEGSNLSGVSAKCVWDDLSRPSEDEEDSRSICIGSQPRRLSEKDTEQIREALRKGLEFNTKAALPPINSQKQGHDRPQSRKDSLESESSAAIVPHELVRTRQLESVHLKFNQESGTLLPLCLRGRLLHGRHFTYKSINGDTAITFVSTGVEGAFATEEHPYAAHGPWLQILLTEEFVEQMLGDLSELNTREETKLPKEYSWPEKNLKISVLPDSVFDNPLQ; from the exons ATGGACGAGGTGCGGCCTATCAACGGACCAGCAGCAGCCCCTGGGCTGGCGTCAATCTTCCCCCCGGGTCTGCAGGCAATCTACGGGGAATGCAGGCGCCTCTACCCCGACCAGGCCAACCCCTTACAAGTTACAGCCATTGTCAAATACTG GTTAGGGGGTCCTGATCCATTGGACTACATCAGTATGTACCGTAACGTGGGCTGTGCAGCGCAGGATGTACAGGAGCACTGGCACTACATCAGCTTCGGACTCAGTGACCTGTATGGAGACAACCGAGTACATGA GTTTACAGGTCAGGAAGGCCCCAGTGGCTTTGGCTTTGAGCTGACGTTCAGGctgaagagagaggtgggagagaccGCACCCCCTACCTGGCCGGCTGAACTCATGCAGGGCCTGGCCCGCTACGTCTTCCAATCAG AAAACACATTTTGCAGTGGAGACCACATATCGTGGCACAGTCCCCTGGACAACAGTGAGTCTCGTATCCAACACATGCTGCTCACTGAGGACCCCCAGATATCGCCGGTCCACACACCCTTCGGCCTAGTCAACTTCCTGCAG attgtgggtgtgtgtacagAAGAGTTGCAGGCGGCCCAACAGTGGAACGGCCAGGGAATACTGGAGCTTCTCCGAGGGGTCCATGT TGCCGGAGGACCCTGGTTGATAACTgacatgaggagaggagagaccatgTTTGACATCGACCCGCATTTACAA GAGCGTGTGGACCAGGGTATAGAGACAGAGGGATCCAACTTGAGTGGCGTGAGCGCAAAGTGTGTGTGGGACGACCTCAGCCGACCGTCCGAGGATGAAGAGGACAGCCGCTCCATCTGTATAGGCTCTCAGCCACGAAGACTGTCGGAGAaag ATACCGAGCAGATCAGAGAAGCCCTGAGGAAAGGKCTGGAGTTCAACACCAAAGCAGCACTACCCCCTATCAACTCCCAGAAACAAGGACACGACAGGCCTCA AAGTCGTAAGGACAGTCTGGAGAGTGAGAGTTCGGCGGCCATCGTTCCTCACGAGCTAGTTCGTACCAGACAGCTGGAAAGTGTTCATCTGAAATTCAACCAGGAGTCAGGAACACTGCTGCCCCTCTgtctcag GGGTCGTTTGCTCCATGGTAGACACTTCACCTATAAGAGTATAAATGGAGACACGGCCATCACCTTCGTATCCACTGGAGTGGAGGGGGCCTTTGCTACTGAGGAACACCCGTACGCAGCACATGGACCCTGgctacag ATATTGCTGACTGAAGAGTTTGTTGAACAGATGCTTGGAGACCTATCGGAGCTCAACACTCGAGAGGAG
- the LOC111951847 gene encoding suppressor of fused homolog isoform X1: protein MDEVRPINGPAAAPGLASIFPPGLQAIYGECRRLYPDQANPLQVTAIVKYWLGGPDPLDYISMYRNVGCAAQDVQEHWHYISFGLSDLYGDNRVHEFTGQEGPSGFGFELTFRLKREVGETAPPTWPAELMQGLARYVFQSENTFCSGDHISWHSPLDNSESRIQHMLLTEDPQISPVHTPFGLVNFLQIVGVCTEELQAAQQWNGQGILELLRGVHVAGGPWLITDMRRGETMFDIDPHLQQERVDQGIETEGSNLSGVSAKCVWDDLSRPSEDEEDSRSICIGSQPRRLSEKDTEQIREALRKGLEFNTKAALPPINSQKQGHDRPQSRKDSLESESSAAIVPHELVRTRQLESVHLKFNQESGTLLPLCLRGRLLHGRHFTYKSINGDTAITFVSTGVEGAFATEEHPYAAHGPWLQILLTEEFVEQMLGDLSELNTREETKLPKEYSWPEKNLKISVLPDSVFDNPLQ from the exons ATGGACGAGGTGCGGCCTATCAACGGACCAGCAGCAGCCCCTGGGCTGGCGTCAATCTTCCCCCCGGGTCTGCAGGCAATCTACGGGGAATGCAGGCGCCTCTACCCCGACCAGGCCAACCCCTTACAAGTTACAGCCATTGTCAAATACTG GTTAGGGGGTCCTGATCCATTGGACTACATCAGTATGTACCGTAACGTGGGCTGTGCAGCGCAGGATGTACAGGAGCACTGGCACTACATCAGCTTCGGACTCAGTGACCTGTATGGAGACAACCGAGTACATGA GTTTACAGGTCAGGAAGGCCCCAGTGGCTTTGGCTTTGAGCTGACGTTCAGGctgaagagagaggtgggagagaccGCACCCCCTACCTGGCCGGCTGAACTCATGCAGGGCCTGGCCCGCTACGTCTTCCAATCAG AAAACACATTTTGCAGTGGAGACCACATATCGTGGCACAGTCCCCTGGACAACAGTGAGTCTCGTATCCAACACATGCTGCTCACTGAGGACCCCCAGATATCGCCGGTCCACACACCCTTCGGCCTAGTCAACTTCCTGCAG attgtgggtgtgtgtacagAAGAGTTGCAGGCGGCCCAACAGTGGAACGGCCAGGGAATACTGGAGCTTCTCCGAGGGGTCCATGT TGCCGGAGGACCCTGGTTGATAACTgacatgaggagaggagagaccatgTTTGACATCGACCCGCATTTACAA CAGGAGCGTGTGGACCAGGGTATAGAGACAGAGGGATCCAACTTGAGTGGCGTGAGCGCAAAGTGTGTGTGGGACGACCTCAGCCGACCGTCCGAGGATGAAGAGGACAGCCGCTCCATCTGTATAGGCTCTCAGCCACGAAGACTGTCGGAGAaag ATACCGAGCAGATCAGAGAAGCCCTGAGGAAAGGKCTGGAGTTCAACACCAAAGCAGCACTACCCCCTATCAACTCCCAGAAACAAGGACACGACAGGCCTCA AAGTCGTAAGGACAGTCTGGAGAGTGAGAGTTCGGCGGCCATCGTTCCTCACGAGCTAGTTCGTACCAGACAGCTGGAAAGTGTTCATCTGAAATTCAACCAGGAGTCAGGAACACTGCTGCCCCTCTgtctcag GGGTCGTTTGCTCCATGGTAGACACTTCACCTATAAGAGTATAAATGGAGACACGGCCATCACCTTCGTATCCACTGGAGTGGAGGGGGCCTTTGCTACTGAGGAACACCCGTACGCAGCACATGGACCCTGgctacag ATATTGCTGACTGAAGAGTTTGTTGAACAGATGCTTGGAGACCTATCGGAGCTCAACACTCGAGAGGAG